DNA from Chryseomicrobium sp. FSL W7-1435:
ACCAAGTGAAAGCAACTGAACACCGCCTAAGAATAAAATGACAGCCATCATAGAGGGATAACCCGCAACGGGTTCACCATATAGAATTGTGCGAACGACAATAAAAATGATATATAGAAATGCTAAAATAGAGATTCCGATACCGCTCCAAGAAGCAAAGCGCAATGGGGCGATTGTTGCTGAAGTGATGCCGTCTAGCGCTAAATTGAAAAGCTTAAGATAATTCCACTTTGTATCGCCAGCTGCTCGGGCATCCCGGTCAAATAAAATTTCTTTTTTGCGGAAACCGATCCAGCTAAACATACCCTTCGTATAGCGTTTTGATTCACGCAGTGATTGAAGTGCGGTAATGCATTTGCGGTCTAGTAGACGGAAGTCACCAGTATCACGTTGTACGGGAACATCTGAAAGTTTTTCTAGAATACGATAATACCTTCCTGATGACCATTTTTTGAAAAAGGTTTCGCCATCTCGACTTTTACGTTTCGCAAATACATCTTCATAACCTTCTTCCCAATAGGCAAGCATGTCGGGAATGAGTTCAGGAGGATCTTGAAGATCCGCATCGATAATCACGACCGCATCTCCTTTTATGTAATCAAAGCCTGCTAGCATGGCGGCTTCCTTTCCAAAATTACGGGAAAGATTGACAACAGAGACAGATGGATGCGCTGCATTGAATTCGCAAAGCAATTCAAATGTGCGATCCTTACTACCATCGTTGATAAAAAGATATTCGAAAGAATAAGTAGGTAGGGTGGCTGTTACTTCATCCAGCCGTTGTATTAATAGAGGAAGAACTTCTTCTTCATTATAAGCGGGGATTAAAATGGTAATTAATTTCATTAATTGAACTCCTTTTATTCGAAAACATAGTGAATCTTTCTTTACCAGTATACGTCAAATGGAAGAAGGAATGGGAAAAAGCATAGAAAATTTCCAATTCCCTACCGGAAAATGTGACAAACCATGCTATACTAATACAATTGAAAACAAGAAAATGCTTGGAATAAGTGGGGGAATTAACAGTGCCAGAAGATTATTTAAACAGATTAAAAAAACGCATTACACCCGAGTGGAAAAAAGGCTTTCTAGCTACTTGGATTATCGGATTACTGACACATCTTATTATATTTACACAGTATATTCCGAATCATGATGGACTGGTCAATACATATGCTGATCAACTCAATTTTGGACTCGGACGATTCTTCCTTGGACCGGTAAGCTGGGTTGGTTCTTATTTTGATTTATCTATGATTAATGGTCTTTTATCACTATTTTATATGAGTCTATTTGTCGTTGTTTTAATTGAATTGTTTTCACTTAAAAAAACACTGTCGATTTACTTGCTAGCGGGAGTCCTCGTAACATTCCCAGTCATAACATCTACTTTTGCCTATATGTTTACGGCTGACGCTTACATTTTTGGTTACTTTTTAACTGGGCTTGCTTTGCTAGTTACTGTGAAGTGGCGTTTTGGATTTATACCAGGAGCCCTTCTATTTTATGTGGCTGTCGGTATTTATCAGGCGAATTTACCGTTTGCATTGACCTTAGCAATTGTTGTAGTGATCCACATGTTGCTCGATGAAAAGAACACATTCAAATTGATGAGCTTTCAATTAGCTCGTATGATTGCGACAGTAGTGGGAGGGATGGGTCTTTACGCCATCACATTCTTTCTTTATCAACGCTTCTCGTCTTCTATCCGTAACTACCAAGGCTTAAATGAAATAGGGGAGCGCTCTGATAGTATTCGCCATTTACTTACAGAGAGTAAAGACGATTTTCTTGAGTTCTTTATTGGTGGTTTTGTGACAGACATCCCAGTGACACTTTTCCATATATTAAATCTACTAGTATTGGTTCTGTTGATTGGTTTTGTAGCTGCCAATGCTATGAAAAAATCAGTTGGACGAACTGCTTTAATTGCGGTAGCCATCTTATTACTGCCTTTCTTTACCTATAGCCTGTACTTCGTGTCACCAGGAGTCGTCTATCATGTATTAATGATCATGAGCATTATTAATTTGTACTTCTTAGTTATCGTATTCTACGAACATGCAACCTCTCAAAAAGTGCTTGCGTGGCTAAGTGTAGGAGTACTAGCGCTAACCATTGCAAACTCTGCAATCATTGCCAATATTTCTTATCTGCATTTGCAATTACGTTTTGAGAAGACGACGCAGTTTGCCAATCGCGTCATGGCTCGAATTGAAAGCCAGCCAGAGTATACTCGTGAAACAAAGATTGGTATTGTCGGGCGATATAGTGTGAGAAGTAGCGTCGGATCGGGACCGGTAAGTGACAGACTTCCACAATTAACAGGTATTGTAGGAGAAAGCATTTTAATTCTTCCTTACCAGTTCAATTATTTCTTCGATACGGTACTTGGAACTCCGGTGAAGTATGCTTCCTCAGAGGAACTCAATGCAATTAAAGAGACACAAGCGTTTGAAGAGATGCCGACATGGCCTCGAGAAGGTGCGGTAGAGATGATTGATGGTATTGTCATTATTAAATTCCAAGAACAGTAGAAAGGAGAGAATGAGGTGAGACGAATAAAAGGTGTTTTACCACGATTTCTACTTTCACTGATTACGTTCAGCATATTATTTCTTCTTCCACTTGCCATTCTCTTGATGAATGAATGGCTTGTGCGGGATTTACTAAATTTGCCGGTATTCGACTGGATTGAACAATACGACAAGCGATTCGTGCTCAACTACATCCTGTATGTAGCCTTATTTAGTATCTTGTTCCTATTTCCAAGAAAGATTTTCTATACATTAAGCTTTTTATTAACAGCATTCCTTCTTTTATTTGGACTAGGTAATCGCTTTAAATTGGAATTACGGAGTGCACCCATTACACTCGATGATTTTCGACTTCTTCGCGAAGTGACAGGATTTGAATCACCTGTCGAAATAAATTATTGGTTAGTGGGAATAGGCACGTTTGTTGCGGTCCTAGTGCTTGCCTTGGTGCTTTACATGCTGCCTTCTCATAAAGAAAAATGGCTTATAAAGGTAGCTGTGGTTAGTGCTGCAACTGTTTTCTTTTTTGCTATGTGGACAGACCGACCTTTTTCACCTGCAGAGCAAGCGGGACTGCAAAAAACGCTTTGGAAACTTGAAGTAGGTATGAAAAATAACGGCATGCTTGCAAACTTTGTCGTTCTTGCCAAAGAGTCTGAAGTACAGCCACCTAAAGGCTATTCACAACAAGCAATCACGACTATTGATGAGCGCTATAATCCTCAAGAAGAACAGCAGAACACAAAACCAAATGTTCTGTACATCATGAGTGAAGCCTTTATTGATCCTTACTATTTTGGAGAAGAACATTTTTTGGTAGATCCTGTGCCAAATTTCCGAAAGTATTTTAATGAATCCATGCACGGGACATTGTATAGTTCAGAATTTGGTGGGGGTACAGCAAATGTAGAATTTGAAGCTCTGACTGGGTTCAGTATGCAATTCATGCGACCAGATTATGTGCCCTATCAATTATTTCTACATCAACCTGTTCCAGCAATTCCTTCTCTTTTCAACGATGCGGGATATGAGTCGACAGCTGTTCACGGTTATTTTGCTTGGTTCTACCAACGTAATTCAGTCTATAAAAACTTAGGATTTGATCAGTTTATATCAGGTGAATTCATGGACCTTGAGAAGCCGAATACTCCGGGCGGGACTTTTCCAAGCGATCGTCACATGACAGACGCTATTTTAGAAACACTTGATGCAAGTGACCGCCCTGATTTTATCCATGCAGTGTCTACTCAAGCCCATATGCCTTACGGTCGTCAGCAAGAATCAGAATTTGTAAAGGCAGATACTCTGTCGGATGAAGTACGTCCTTATTTAAATAATTATGTCGAGAAAGTGCATAAAGTTGATTTGGAATTAGGACGATTGCTTTCAACTTTAGAAGAGCGAGAGGAAGAAACCTTGGTTGTATTCTGGGGCGATCATCTCCCTAGTTTTCCAAATGGTAATGAGCTTTACGGTCCGTTGGGGACTGATATAGCAGAAGATTGGAATGGAAAGCACGAGGATTTTTTGACCATGCACAGCGTTCCTTACTTTATTTGGAGTTCGAAAGACAATCAACCTCAAACTCGTGATATTTCAGCAACCTTCCTACCTGCGCTGGTTACAGAGTTAGCAGGCATCGAGGGAAATACCGTAACAGCACTAGGTTCTGAATTACTTGCTGAAGGGCATTCTCGAATTCCCTATACGCAGTGGGCTGCTGAAGAACAGCCTGTTTCAACAACTATGCAAGATCTGCAATTGCTTCAACACGATTGGTTGCACGGAGAACGATATTACGAGTCCTTGCACGGTGAGTTACAAGTACACCAAGACTTTCATTTAGGACTTTATGAAGAGATTCTCATACAAAATCAGAACAAAATAGAGACTGTCTATGAATGGATAGTAAAAGGCGCCCCTAAATATACGGAAGTGCTTATCAATGGAAAGCCAATAGATTCTTTTGGCTGGCAGCGTCTAGAGCCGGGGATTTCTAAATACACCATTCAGGTTGAAGAACTCAAAGTAGGGGATACGCTTCAATTTATGGTTACGAATGCCAGAGGTTCTGAACTCATGAAATCTCGAACAATAGAAATAGAGAACTAGGAGAGATTAGATGAAACCTATAAAAAAAGCGATTATTCCGGCTGCAGGACTCGGTACACGGTTTTTGCCTGCAACCAAAGCAACTCCAAAAGAAATGTTGCCGATTATTGATAAACCGATGATTCAGTATATTGTCGAAGAAGCGATTGCTTCAGGAATTGAAGATATCATTATTGTCACAGGAAAAAATAAACGAGCGATTGAAGATCATTTTGATCATTCCTTTGAGCTTGAAAGTCATTTGGAAGAGAAACAGAAACTTCAAGAATTATTTGATGTACGCCAGCCTGGTAATGTGGATATCCATTACATTCGTCAAAAAGAAGCCAAAGGTTTAGGGCACGCTGTGTGGTGTGCACGTAAATTCATTGGCGATGAGCCGTTTGCTGTGCTCCTCGGAGACGACATCATTGATGCAGGAAATCCTGGCCTCAAACAATTGATTACACAATACGACATGGTCGGTTCTTCGGTAGTGGCTGTTCAAGAGGTTTCAGCGGAAGAAACAAACCGTTACGGCATCATTGAATATGATCATCACCAAGACAAACTCTATAAAGTGAATGCGATGATTGAAAAACCTGCTCCGGGAACGACAAGTTCTCGTATGGCAATCATGGGGCGGTATATTTTGACACCAGAAATTTTTACAATCCTAGATCAACAGAAAGTAGGGGCTGGAGGAGAAGTTCAATTGACCGATGCCATTGAGCAACTTCTTGAAACCCAAGATGTCTACGGCTATGCATTCGAAGGAAAGCGATACGATGTGGGAGAAAAGCTAGGCTTCGTCAAAACAACGATTGACCTTGCGTTAAGAAGAGCCGATTTGAAGGATGACGTTCTTGCGTATTTACAAGAAGTGCTTAAAGAGATGAAAACTCACTCATGAATAAAGAATTGATTCGATTCATCGCCGTTGGGATTTTCAATACTGCACACTACTTTGCTTGGTTTGTCCTCTTCACGGAAGTATTTCAAGTTCATTATGTTCCAGCCCATTGGACAGCCTTTTTAATCAGTATGGTGGGCTCTTACTTTTTGAATACCTTATTTACGTATCGCGCAAAAGTTTCTTGGCGCTCATTTTTTCAGTTCCCGATAGTTTATGTTGTTCAAATCATTATTTCTACAGGACTCATTATTCTTTTCACAGATGGATTCGGAATCAATGAAAAAATCAGTTCCTTAATAGCCTCTGTAGGAACAATTCCTTTTACATTCGTACTATCAAGAAAAATCATTAAACGATAAAAGTTTGGGATAAATTATAATGATAAGATTTAATTAGTGCATAGTTAAGTGGAGTGTAGGGACTGACTCCAGTGGGATAAAGAGCGATACGTGAGGCCCCGCAGGAGCTTGCGACGAGGAGACTTACGACGCGGCCACGGAAAGCAGTCCCGGAACGGAACTTAACGTAAACTTGTAGATTCTCAAGGGTTTATTCTAAAATTCCTGCATATTTGTTTTGTTACTATTTTTATTGATTTACAAAAACGCAAGGTGAAGCCTAAAAAGGTCACCTTGCGTTTTATATGTAACTAAAATGAATGCTGACTATTGTATTTCTCAGCTACCTTATAAGCATCATACATACCATAAATCCAAAAAATAGGTGTTGTAATGAAACCAATTAGAACAAACATTAAAAGTCCGTTGATGAAATGAATAACAATAAACAGAATACCTTTGCCAATTTCGCCATTATAAATTTGACCAAGCCCTGTGAATAAAAAACTCAGTACGGCAGCAAGTCCAGGATTTTTCATTTTTTCACCTCCTTTGCCATTTATCTTGAAACATCTTTAGTATAATTCTTTTAAAGGGATATAAATAGAGGGTTACCAAATAAATGCAATTTAATGAAAGAGATAACGAACAATTTTTTAATTCTGAGGCAAGGAGCTTACTAATGATGCACGAAAACATAGAAAGTACTAATCGACAACAGCTTTATAAACGGACCTTGTGGATTGTCATGCTGTCTCAAATTTTTGGAGGGGCAGGACTTGCAGCTGGAATTACGGTAGGAGCCCTGATTGCACGTGATTTACTGGGGTTAACAACGCTGACTGGTTTACCGGCAGCTTTATTCACGTTGGGTTCGGCAGTCACCGCTTTCACAATCGGTCGACTCACGCAGCGTATCGGGCGCCGAATAGGTCTTAGCATTGGGTTTTTCCTTGGAAGCTTGGGAGCGATTGGTGTCATAGTAGGGACCACACTCGAGTGGATTCCCTTATTTTTTATGGCCTTATTTATTTACGGTGCAGGGACAGCAACCAATTTACAAGCACGCTATGCAGGGACAGATTTGGCACTTCCCACACAGCGGGGGAAGGCAGTTAGTATTGCTCTCGTGTCTACAACAGTAGGAGCAGTCGCTGGACCAAATCTAGTAGGACCGATGGGGCGATTCTCGGCTCTTATGGGGCTACCAGAACTGACAGGCCCATTTATCTTAGCAGCTGTTGCTTATTTGATAGCAGGCCTTGTGTTATTTATAGGCTTGCGTCCTGATCCATTTTTAGTGGCTAAAGAGCTTGTACTACAGAAAAAATCCGGGACAGAAGAATTGATTGAAACGACTAATATTCGTGGTGTATGGTTAGCGGCTACTGTTCTTCTGATTACACAATTTGTAATGGTGGCAATCATGACTATGACACCTATTCATATGGAAGGTCATGGCGCTCGGCTTGAAGCAGTAGGGTTGGTTATCAGCCTTCATGTAGCGGCAATGTATTTACCTTCTCTAGTTACAGGGGTAGCAGTTGATAGGCTTGGAAGAATTCCAGTCATCATCTTCTCGAGTATAACTTTAGCTATAACAGGTATATTAACGCTACAAGCTGCCGGCGATAATTTTTGGCAAATGGCTGTGCCACTTATTTT
Protein-coding regions in this window:
- a CDS encoding glycosyltransferase family 2 protein, translating into MKLITILIPAYNEEEVLPLLIQRLDEVTATLPTYSFEYLFINDGSKDRTFELLCEFNAAHPSVSVVNLSRNFGKEAAMLAGFDYIKGDAVVIIDADLQDPPELIPDMLAYWEEGYEDVFAKRKSRDGETFFKKWSSGRYYRILEKLSDVPVQRDTGDFRLLDRKCITALQSLRESKRYTKGMFSWIGFRKKEILFDRDARAAGDTKWNYLKLFNLALDGITSATIAPLRFASWSGIGISILAFLYIIFIVVRTILYGEPVAGYPSMMAVILFLGGVQLLSLGIIGEYLGKIFFETKKRPVYFLDVYLPANRVK
- a CDS encoding LTA synthase family protein: MRRIKGVLPRFLLSLITFSILFLLPLAILLMNEWLVRDLLNLPVFDWIEQYDKRFVLNYILYVALFSILFLFPRKIFYTLSFLLTAFLLLFGLGNRFKLELRSAPITLDDFRLLREVTGFESPVEINYWLVGIGTFVAVLVLALVLYMLPSHKEKWLIKVAVVSAATVFFFAMWTDRPFSPAEQAGLQKTLWKLEVGMKNNGMLANFVVLAKESEVQPPKGYSQQAITTIDERYNPQEEQQNTKPNVLYIMSEAFIDPYYFGEEHFLVDPVPNFRKYFNESMHGTLYSSEFGGGTANVEFEALTGFSMQFMRPDYVPYQLFLHQPVPAIPSLFNDAGYESTAVHGYFAWFYQRNSVYKNLGFDQFISGEFMDLEKPNTPGGTFPSDRHMTDAILETLDASDRPDFIHAVSTQAHMPYGRQQESEFVKADTLSDEVRPYLNNYVEKVHKVDLELGRLLSTLEEREEETLVVFWGDHLPSFPNGNELYGPLGTDIAEDWNGKHEDFLTMHSVPYFIWSSKDNQPQTRDISATFLPALVTELAGIEGNTVTALGSELLAEGHSRIPYTQWAAEEQPVSTTMQDLQLLQHDWLHGERYYESLHGELQVHQDFHLGLYEEILIQNQNKIETVYEWIVKGAPKYTEVLINGKPIDSFGWQRLEPGISKYTIQVEELKVGDTLQFMVTNARGSELMKSRTIEIEN
- the galU gene encoding UTP--glucose-1-phosphate uridylyltransferase GalU is translated as MKPIKKAIIPAAGLGTRFLPATKATPKEMLPIIDKPMIQYIVEEAIASGIEDIIIVTGKNKRAIEDHFDHSFELESHLEEKQKLQELFDVRQPGNVDIHYIRQKEAKGLGHAVWCARKFIGDEPFAVLLGDDIIDAGNPGLKQLITQYDMVGSSVVAVQEVSAEETNRYGIIEYDHHQDKLYKVNAMIEKPAPGTTSSRMAIMGRYILTPEIFTILDQQKVGAGGEVQLTDAIEQLLETQDVYGYAFEGKRYDVGEKLGFVKTTIDLALRRADLKDDVLAYLQEVLKEMKTHS
- a CDS encoding glucosyltransferase domain-containing protein, giving the protein MGELTVPEDYLNRLKKRITPEWKKGFLATWIIGLLTHLIIFTQYIPNHDGLVNTYADQLNFGLGRFFLGPVSWVGSYFDLSMINGLLSLFYMSLFVVVLIELFSLKKTLSIYLLAGVLVTFPVITSTFAYMFTADAYIFGYFLTGLALLVTVKWRFGFIPGALLFYVAVGIYQANLPFALTLAIVVVIHMLLDEKNTFKLMSFQLARMIATVVGGMGLYAITFFLYQRFSSSIRNYQGLNEIGERSDSIRHLLTESKDDFLEFFIGGFVTDIPVTLFHILNLLVLVLLIGFVAANAMKKSVGRTALIAVAILLLPFFTYSLYFVSPGVVYHVLMIMSIINLYFLVIVFYEHATSQKVLAWLSVGVLALTIANSAIIANISYLHLQLRFEKTTQFANRVMARIESQPEYTRETKIGIVGRYSVRSSVGSGPVSDRLPQLTGIVGESILILPYQFNYFFDTVLGTPVKYASSEELNAIKETQAFEEMPTWPREGAVEMIDGIVIIKFQEQ
- a CDS encoding GtrA family protein — its product is MNKELIRFIAVGIFNTAHYFAWFVLFTEVFQVHYVPAHWTAFLISMVGSYFLNTLFTYRAKVSWRSFFQFPIVYVVQIIISTGLIILFTDGFGINEKISSLIASVGTIPFTFVLSRKIIKR
- a CDS encoding MFS transporter, with amino-acid sequence MHENIESTNRQQLYKRTLWIVMLSQIFGGAGLAAGITVGALIARDLLGLTTLTGLPAALFTLGSAVTAFTIGRLTQRIGRRIGLSIGFFLGSLGAIGVIVGTTLEWIPLFFMALFIYGAGTATNLQARYAGTDLALPTQRGKAVSIALVSTTVGAVAGPNLVGPMGRFSALMGLPELTGPFILAAVAYLIAGLVLFIGLRPDPFLVAKELVLQKKSGTEELIETTNIRGVWLAATVLLITQFVMVAIMTMTPIHMEGHGARLEAVGLVISLHVAAMYLPSLVTGVAVDRLGRIPVIIFSSITLAITGILTLQAAGDNFWQMAVPLILLGLGWNLGLIAGTSLLIDSTSMEVRAKYQGTIDVLVAISGTLGSLVSGVIVGLTSYAHLGIVGMSLALLLVPILFIYRLKR